AAGGCGCTGCGGGCCATCCAGCAGGCGGACGTGGTGGTGTTTGACCGGCTGGTTTCCCCGCCGGTGATGGCGCTGATCCCGGATGAAACGCTGTGCATTGACGTCGGTAAATCAATGCGCAATCACACCCTCGGGCAGGATGAGATCAATCAGCTACTGGTCGACCTGGCGCAGGCCGGTCACCGGGTGGTGCGGCTGAAAGGGGGCGATCCCTTTGTGTTTGGCCGCGGCGGGGAGGAGATGGCGCACTGCCAGCGGTACGGCGTGCCGTGCCATATCGTGCCGGGCATTACCGCGGCGATGGGCTGTGCGGCGGCCAGCGGCATTCCGCTGACCCATCGCGATCTGGCCCAGTCGGTGCGCTTTGTTACCGGCCACGGCGCGCAGGGCGAACCGGACGTCGACTGGTCGGCGCTGGCCTCGGCGCGGCAGACGCTGGTGTTTTATATGGGCCTCACCCACAGCGAGCACATCA
The sequence above is a segment of the Erwinia sp. SLM-02 genome. Coding sequences within it:
- the cobA gene encoding uroporphyrinogen-III C-methyltransferase, whose amino-acid sequence is MQQLANVLAAGDRRQPVRGGEVWLVGAGPGDVELLTLKALRAIQQADVVVFDRLVSPPVMALIPDETLCIDVGKSMRNHTLGQDEINQLLVDLAQAGHRVVRLKGGDPFVFGRGGEEMAHCQRYGVPCHIVPGITAAMGCAAASGIPLTHRDLAQSVRFVTGHGAQGEPDVDWSALASARQTLVFYMGLTHSEHISQRLMAHGLSATTPVAVIERGTQPEQRVLTATLGSLALTVTREKVKTPALLIVGEVVNMYQGESRRHSRQTPPCRGKQSERPLLTVG